From Halotia branconii CENA392, the proteins below share one genomic window:
- a CDS encoding DUF7219 family protein — MVQPHQPDKNKFIYPRSRYYGQTKPENLVFNANLQEFTQIVSYISCLETSGKLAPLEAYQQIKAVWKQLKHSKKKLGIGKELPPSS, encoded by the coding sequence ATGGTACAACCTCATCAGCCAGATAAAAACAAATTTATTTACCCTCGCAGTCGCTATTACGGTCAAACTAAACCAGAAAATCTAGTTTTTAATGCCAACTTGCAAGAATTTACTCAAATAGTTAGCTACATTAGCTGTTTAGAAACATCAGGAAAGCTTGCTCCTCTTGAGGCTTATCAGCAGATTAAGGCAGTTTGGAAGCAGTTGAAGCACAGTAAGAAAAAACTGGGAATTGGTAAGGAACTACCCCCTTCATCCTGA